A single region of the Lotus japonicus ecotype B-129 chromosome 4, LjGifu_v1.2 genome encodes:
- the LOC130709895 gene encoding protein SUPPRESSOR OF MAX2 1-like codes for MRAGLSTIQQTLTPEAANVLNHSIAEAGRRNHGQTTPLHVAATLLASPSGYLRQACIKSHPNSSHPLQCRALELCFSVALERLPTSQSSSPGMEPPISNALMAALKRAQAHQRRGYPEQQQQPLLAVKVELEQLIISILDDPSVSRVMREASFSSPAVKATIEQSLNSVPSAVNSSSIGLGFRPSAVTPATAPSRNLYLNPRLQQGNAGGGGGGGQRGEEVKRVVDILLRSKKRNPILVGESEPEAAIKEVLRKIENKELGEGVFSNGHVIHLEKELPSDRAQIPARLKELGDLIETRSGGVFINLGDLKWLVEGFGVGGLGNMQQPTLADAGRAAVAEMGKLVAKFGATRLWLLGTATCETYLRCQVYHPSMENDWDLQAVPITTRAPLPGMFPRLGTNGILGTTLESMSPLKALQTTAITPLRRASENVDPAAVSTCCPQCMRNYEQEVAEMLKETEKSDSEIKSEAARPPLPQWLQNARTNNDNAKATDQAQSNSPEMNVKRRTQEIQKKWHDACLSLHPKFHQQNVSTERLTPIPFAMTGLCNVNLLGRQFQPKVPVNKNLGTCLQLSSNPMSIQPPEWPVSPRRSPVRTELVLGQTKLANPTPEEVTQKERTDDFLGCLSSESQDKFDVLQSKKLLDADSFKQLRKVLTEKVWWQQDAASAVATTVTQCKMGNGKRRSKGDTWLLFVGPDRIGKKKMAAALSELVSGSNPITISLGQRRGDVGDSEVNHLRGKTAFDRIAEAIRRNPRSVIMLEDIDEANTLLRGSIKRAMEQGRFPDSHGREISLGNVMFILTANWLPEDLRYLSNGTPLDEEKLANFASGDWQLRLSVAKRASKRRPSWLSDEDRSLKPRKEINSGLSFDLNEAAADIAEEDRADGSHSHNSSDFTVDHEDNSNNHLDGGGSSSIIPRELLDSVDDAIVFKPLNFDLLRRNFKASISKRFSAVVGSGISIEVQEDALDKIASGVWLGQTTIDEWMDKVLVPTFQQLKKQNFNTNTNHDNESCSLLVRLEDDDGYSDRRSNQEWLPGSVRLVAEQC; via the exons ATGAGAGCGGGTCTCAGCACCATCCAGCAAACCCTAACGCCGGAAGCGGCGAATGTTCTCAACCATTCAATCGCAGAGGCCGGACGCCGGAACCACGGCCAAACCACGCCGCTTCATGTGGCGGCGACGCTTCTAGCTTCGCCGTCTGGTTACCTCCGTCAAGCCTGTATAAAATCTCATCCCAATTCCTCTCATCCGCTCCAGTGCAGAGCACTGGAGCTCTGTTTCAGCGTCGCCCTGGAGCGGTTGCCGACGTCGCAGAGTAGTAGCCCCGGCATGGAGCCTCCAATCTCCAATGCTTTGATGGCGGCCTTGAAGCGCGCTCAGGCTCACCAGCGGCGGGGTTACCcggagcagcagcagcagccgcTCCTCGCCGTCAAGGTGGAGCTCGAGCAGTTAATCATATCAATTCTCGATGACCCGAGTGTTAGCAGGGTGATGAGAGAAGCGAGTTTCTCTAGTCCTGCGGTTAAAGCCACCATCGAACAGTCGCTGAATTCGGTTCCTTCCGCCGTGAATTCCAGCTCCATCGGATTGGGGTTCCGGCCGAGCGCCGTCACGCCGGCTACCGCGCCGAGCAGGAATTTGTACCTGAATCCGCGGCTGCAGCAGGGGAACgccggcggtggcggtggcggcgggCAGAGGGGTGAGGAGGTGAAACGGGTGGTGGATATATTGCTGAGGAGCAAGAAGAGGAACCCGATCTTGGTGGGTGAATCAGAGCCGGAGGCGGCAATCAAGGAGGTGTTGAGGAAGATTGAGAACAAGGAATTGGGGGAAGGGGTTTTCAGCAATGGCCATGTGATTCATTTGGAGAAGGAGCTTCCTTCCGACAGGGCGCAGATTCCGGCGAGGCTGAAGGAGTTGGGGGATTTGATTGAGACCCGTTCCGGTGGCGTTTTCATCAATTTGGGTGACTTGAAATGGCTGGTGGAGGGGTTTGGGGTTGGTGGTTTGGGGAATATGCAGCAACCGACGCTCGCCGACGCTGGAAGAGCTGCGGTTGCGGAGATGGGTAAATTGGTTGCCAAGTTTGGTGCTACCAGACTTTGGTTGTTGGGTACTGCTACTTGTGAGACTTACTTGAGGTGTCAGGTTTATCATCCTTCCATGGAAAATGATTGGGATCTTCAGGCAGTGCCAATTACAACCAGAGCACCTCTTCCTGGAATGTTTCCAAG GCTTGGGACCAACGGAATTCTTGGTACAACACTTGAGTCTATGTCCCCTTTAAAGGCCCTGCAAACCACAGCAATCACTCCACTCAGGCGTGCCTCCGAGAATGTAGATCCTGCTGCAGTTTCAACTTGTTGTCCCCAGTGTATGCGGAACTACGAGCAAGAAGTAGCAGAAATGTTGAAAGAAACTGAGAAATCTGATTCTGAGATCAAATCAGAGGCAGCTCGCCCGCCCCTTCCACAGTGGCTGCAGAATGCTAGAACTAATAATGATAATGCTAAAGCAACGGATCAGGCTCAG AGTAACAGCCCAGAAATGAATGTGAAGAGGAGGACTCAAGAAATACAAAAGAAATGGCATGATGCCTGCTTGAGTTTACATCCTAAATTTCATCAACAAAATGTGAGCACAGAGAGATTGACTCCCATTCCTTTTGCAATGACTGGCCTATGTAATGTGAACTTGCTGGGGCGCCAATTTCAACCTAAAGTGCCTGTTAATAAAAATCTAGGAACCTGTCTGCAATTGAGCTCAAACCCAATGTCTATTCAGCCACCAGAATGGCCGGTGAGCCCACGGCGAAGTCCAGTTAGAACGGAGCTGGTCCTCGGGCAAACAAAGCTAGCTAATCCAACTCCAGAAGAAGTTACACAGAAAGAACGCACTGATGACTTCTTGGGGTGCCTGTCTTCAGAGTCACAGGACAAGTTTGATGTATTACAGAGCAAAAAACTCCTTGATGCCGACTCTTTCAAGCAGCTCCGTAAAGTCCTGACAGAGAAGGTGTGGTGGCAGCAGGATGCAGCATCTGCAGTGGCTACCACAGTAACACAGTGCAAAATGGGCAATGGAAAACGACGCTCAAAAGGTGACACGTGGTTACTGTTCGTGGGTCCTGACAGAATCGGTAAGAAGAAAATGGCAGCGGCACTTTCCGAGCTTGTATCTGGTTCCAACCCAATCACAATATCTCTCGGGCAACGGCGTGGGGATGTAGGAGACTCTGAAGTTAACCATCTCCGTGGAAAAACAGCATTTGATCGGATTGCTGAGGCCATCAGAAGGAACCCACGTTCTGTCATCATGCTTGAGGACATTGATGAAGCCAACACCCTCCTCCGTGGGAGCATCAAAAGAGCCATGGAGCAAGGGAGGTTCCCAGATTCTCACGGGCGTGAAATCAGCCTCGGGAATGTCATGTTCATCCTCACTGCAAATTGGTTGCCAGAGGACCTGAGATACCTCTCCAATGGCACCCCActtgatgaagaaaagctcGCAAATTTCGCCAGTGGGGATTGGCAACTGCGGCTATCAGTGGCTAAGAGAGCATCAAAACGCAGACCCAGTTGGTTATCCGATGAAGACAGGTCTTTGAAGCCACGAAAGGAAATCAATTCAGGGTTATCATTTGATCTCAATGAAGCCGCTGCCGATATTGCAGAGGAAGACAGGGCAGACGGATCACATTCACATAATTCCAGTGACTTCACAGTGGATCATGAAGACAACAGCAACAACCACCTCGATGGGGGAGGATCAAGCTCCATAATACCTCGTGAGTTACTGGATTCTGTGGATGATGCCATTGTCTTCAAGCCATTGAATTTCGACCTTCTTCGCCGGAATTTCAAGGCGTCAATCTCAAAGAGGTTCTCTGCCGTGGTGGGTAGTGGGATCTCAATTGAAGTGCAGGAGGATGCTCTTGACAAGATTGCCAGTGGAGTGTGGTTAGGCCAAA